The following are from one region of the Hyphomicrobium album genome:
- the parC gene encoding DNA topoisomerase IV subunit A, whose amino-acid sequence MSDKPILPGPDGIEPINLRDALEERYLAYALTTIMHRALPDVRDGLKPVHRRIVYAMRELRLDPNGGFLKCAKIVGEVMGDYHPHGNQAIYDALARLAQDFAVRYPLVDGQGNFGNIDGDNPAAERYTEARMTAVAAALLEGIDEECVDFRPNYDGRVQEPAVLPAAFPNLLANGSSGIAVGMATNIPPHNADELCAGLLHLIKHPNATVEKLVEMIPGPDFPTGGVLVEPRDSILEAYKTGRGGFRLRAKWEKEETGRGTYQIVVTEVPYQVQKAKLVERIAELMTEKKLPLLGDVRDESAEEIRLILEPKSRTVDPLLLMESMFRSTELELRFGLNMNVLSAGQVPNVLGLRDVLRQWLEHRVDVLVKRSQFRLRKIEHRLEVLDGYLVAYLNIDEVIRIVRFEDDPKAKLITRFKLTEVQADAILNLRLKSLSKLEEVEIRAEHDKLSKERRELQQLLKSDELQWERIASEVKQVRETYSKSTPLGRRRTSFADAPTIDVDLDAALIEKEPITIVLSDKGWVRALKGHVDDLTKLEFKQGDKLKRAIKASTTDKLLLLATNGKVFTLEASLLPGGRGHGEPVRLMIDLEENHDISDAFPYQPGRKLLIASTGGYGFIVPEDEVVASTRKGKQVLNVTEPEEAKLIVPVPVGADHVAILGDNRKMLIFKLEEINEMTRGKGVILQKSKEGALADARVFKKADGLTWTDSAGRTFTLSWSELKEWVGARAQSGRLVPKGFPRSNSFGPAF is encoded by the coding sequence ATGAGCGACAAACCGATTCTGCCCGGCCCCGACGGCATCGAGCCAATCAACCTCAGGGATGCCCTGGAGGAGCGCTACCTCGCGTACGCGCTGACCACCATCATGCACCGGGCGCTGCCCGACGTGCGCGACGGCCTGAAGCCGGTGCACCGGCGCATCGTCTACGCCATGCGCGAATTGCGCCTCGACCCGAACGGCGGGTTTTTGAAGTGCGCCAAGATCGTCGGCGAGGTGATGGGCGACTACCACCCGCACGGGAACCAGGCGATCTACGACGCGCTGGCCCGCCTCGCCCAGGATTTCGCCGTCCGCTACCCGCTGGTCGACGGCCAGGGCAACTTCGGCAACATCGACGGCGATAACCCGGCCGCCGAGCGCTACACCGAAGCGCGCATGACCGCGGTGGCGGCGGCGCTCTTGGAAGGCATCGACGAGGAGTGCGTCGACTTCCGCCCCAACTACGACGGGCGCGTGCAGGAGCCGGCGGTGCTGCCGGCGGCGTTTCCCAACCTGCTCGCCAACGGCTCGTCCGGCATCGCCGTCGGCATGGCGACGAACATTCCCCCGCACAACGCCGACGAGCTGTGCGCCGGGCTCTTGCATCTCATCAAGCATCCGAACGCGACGGTCGAGAAGCTGGTCGAGATGATCCCCGGCCCCGACTTCCCGACTGGCGGCGTGCTGGTCGAGCCGCGTGACAGCATCCTCGAAGCCTACAAGACCGGCCGCGGCGGCTTCCGCCTGCGCGCCAAGTGGGAGAAGGAGGAGACGGGGCGCGGCACCTACCAGATCGTCGTCACCGAGGTGCCCTACCAGGTGCAGAAGGCGAAGCTCGTCGAGCGCATCGCCGAGCTGATGACGGAGAAGAAGCTGCCGCTGCTCGGCGACGTGCGCGACGAGAGCGCCGAGGAGATCCGCCTCATCCTCGAGCCGAAGAGCCGCACGGTCGATCCGCTGCTGCTGATGGAGAGCATGTTCCGTTCGACCGAGCTGGAGCTGCGCTTCGGCCTCAACATGAACGTGCTGTCGGCGGGGCAGGTCCCCAACGTGCTCGGCCTGCGCGACGTGCTGCGCCAGTGGCTGGAGCACCGCGTCGACGTGCTGGTGAAGCGTTCGCAGTTCCGGCTGCGGAAGATCGAGCACCGCCTGGAAGTGCTCGACGGCTACCTCGTCGCCTACCTCAACATCGACGAGGTGATCCGCATCGTCCGCTTCGAGGACGACCCGAAGGCGAAGCTGATCACCCGCTTCAAGCTCACCGAGGTGCAGGCCGACGCCATCCTGAACCTGCGCTTGAAGAGCCTGTCGAAGCTCGAAGAGGTCGAGATCCGCGCCGAGCACGACAAGCTTTCGAAGGAACGGCGCGAGCTGCAGCAGCTCCTGAAGTCGGACGAGCTGCAGTGGGAGCGCATCGCGTCGGAAGTGAAGCAGGTGCGCGAGACCTATTCCAAGTCGACGCCGCTCGGCCGGCGCCGCACCTCGTTCGCCGACGCGCCGACGATCGACGTCGATCTCGACGCGGCGCTGATCGAGAAGGAGCCGATCACCATCGTCCTGTCCGACAAGGGCTGGGTGCGGGCGCTGAAGGGCCACGTCGACGACCTGACGAAGCTCGAGTTCAAGCAGGGCGACAAGCTCAAGCGGGCCATCAAGGCCTCGACCACCGACAAGCTGCTGCTGCTCGCCACCAACGGCAAGGTGTTCACGCTCGAAGCCTCGCTGCTCCCGGGCGGCCGCGGCCACGGCGAGCCGGTGCGGCTGATGATCGACCTGGAGGAGAACCACGACATTTCCGACGCCTTCCCCTACCAGCCGGGACGCAAGCTGCTGATCGCCTCGACCGGCGGCTACGGCTTCATCGTGCCGGAGGACGAGGTCGTCGCCTCGACGCGCAAGGGCAAGCAGGTGTTGAACGTGACGGAGCCGGAGGAGGCCAAGCTCATCGTGCCGGTGCCGGTGGGCGCCGACCACGTGGCGATCCTGGGCGACAATCGCAAGATGCTGATCTTCAAGCTCGAGGAGATCAACGAGATGACGCGCGGCAAGGGCGTCATCCTGCAGAAGTCGAAAGAGGGCGCGCTGGCCGATGCGCGCGTGTTCAAGAAGGCCGACGGCCTGACGTGGACCGACAGCGCCGGGCGCACGTTCACGCTGAGCTGGAGCGAGCTCAAGGAGTGGGTGGGCGCGCGGGCGCAGTCAGGGCGCCTGGTGCCGAAGGGATTTCCGCGGAGCAACTCGTTCGGGCCGGCGTTTTAG
- the trhA gene encoding PAQR family membrane homeostasis protein TrhA: MGDDAFPTYTEAEEFADTLVHAIGVTVGFIAAITLVIMALKQLPTDAATAVVIYALGMLAMFCFSAAYNLSRGPKRWLLRRCDHAAIFIKIAATYTPFAVAKMGGTTGLVLLAAVWGIALAGAAAKLIAPHRVAGMSTLLYLAQGWLCVLTMQPLLSALSPTSMVLLLVGGVLYTVGVIFHRWERLSYHNAIWHVFVLVASACHFGAVLDAVVLG, from the coding sequence ATGGGCGATGATGCGTTTCCCACCTATACCGAGGCGGAGGAGTTCGCCGACACCCTCGTGCACGCCATCGGCGTGACGGTCGGCTTCATCGCCGCCATCACGCTCGTCATCATGGCGCTTAAGCAGCTCCCCACCGACGCCGCCACCGCCGTCGTCATCTACGCGCTCGGCATGCTCGCCATGTTCTGCTTCTCCGCCGCCTACAATCTGTCGCGCGGGCCCAAGCGCTGGCTTTTGCGGCGCTGCGACCATGCCGCCATCTTCATCAAGATCGCCGCGACGTACACGCCGTTCGCCGTTGCCAAGATGGGCGGCACAACGGGCTTGGTCCTGCTCGCGGCCGTGTGGGGCATCGCGCTCGCCGGCGCCGCGGCGAAGCTCATCGCTCCGCACCGCGTCGCCGGCATGTCGACGCTTCTCTATCTGGCGCAGGGATGGTTGTGCGTGCTGACGATGCAGCCGCTGCTCTCGGCCCTATCGCCGACGTCGATGGTCCTGCTGCTCGTCGGCGGCGTGCTCTACACGGTAGGCGTCATCTTCCACCGCTGGGAGCGGCTCAGCTACCACAACGCCATTTGGCATGTCTTCGTGCTGGTGGCCTCCGCCTGCCACTTCGGAGCTGTGCTCGACGCGGTGGTATTGGGTTAG